The window TATGATCTGCCTGCCGATCAAGATATCAAATGGCGACGGCGCACCCGCCAGGGTGTTATTGAAGAAAAAGGGGCTGCGGCAATGACATACCGGTCCTCTTACGCCTTCCCTTTGAGTTTCTCCTGAAGGTTCTGCGTAAACTCCTTTTCCACGTCCTTGGCCTTGCTCCTCATGACCCGGTCACCGAACATGGCAAGCTTGCCGACAATAGCCACATCGGACTTGTATGACACGTCCACATTACCGTCGCCGATCTCGCTGAGTTCAACGATTGTTTTCTGTTTCATGTGGCCGAGTTTGGTGATATCTTCTCCCTCGCCTTCCAGCACGAGGCGGTGCGGCGGTTGCACTTCAGTGAGGACATTCCTGAATTTGAGCGTAACCTTGATGGGGCCTACCTTCTGCTTTACCACGGCATCGTATGTCTTTTCATCAATCTTTTCGATCCCTTCAGCGCCGGGGAGGCACGAGCCGAGCGTTGCGGGATCGAGCAGCATGTCCCACAGTTTCTGGATCGGCGCCTTGACCGTCAACTTTCCTTCGATAATCATTGTCTTCCTCTCATCATGAAAAAAGGCGGCTGAAGATTATCCCTGCTGTGCCTTGGCGATCAGCCCGCCTACCTCGATGTATGCCTTGTTGCCGGGCTCGGTGGCCTGCGAAAGGAGCAGGTCTATGTAAGACAATCCCTGGGCTTCGAACCACGCCTTGTGTGGCTTGTCACCCGTTCCAAACATATGTCTTGCACAGTCAACGGGATCTTTTTTCAGCTTTCCACAAACGGGACATTTTAAGCTCATGGTGTTCCTCCCCCTTTCTTCTTTTCCTTGAAGGCATTTACGATCATTTCGGGCATAATCGGCGCCTGTTTCATCTTGAGGCCCGTGGCGTGGAAGATCGCATTGCCGAGGGCTGCCGCAGTCGGGTTCGTAAGGCCCTCACCGGCCTCCTTCGCTCCGTAGGGCCCCTCCGGTTCATAGGTGTCGATCTCGATGATCTCGCACTCGGGCATATCAGGCGCTCGAATGATCTTGTAATCAACCAGATTTGGGTTCATGACCTTGCCATCCTCAACGGGCATATTCTCGAGGTAGCCGTAACCGGCAGCCATGGAGGCAGCACCCTCGAGTTGACCGATCAGGCCGAGCGTGTTGATCGGCTGTCCGCAGTCGTGGGCCGTAACGCAATTATGGAGCGATATTTTTCCCGTTTCCGCGTCGATTTCCGCCTCCACGGCCTGCACCATGTAGCTGTAGGCGGGAGAGATCATGCCCTTGCGGTGTGGCGTGTAGTGACCCCTGCCGACAATCCGCTGGCCGTCTTTGCCCCGAAGCGCCTCTTTGACCAGATCAACGTAGTGCATGCCTCTTTCGGGCCTGGCGACGTTGTATACCCATCCATCCTTAATATCGACGTCGTAAACGATGTTATAGCCGAATTTTGCGCTCGCGAATTCGAGGAGCTGCTTCTTGGCATCTTCCGCGGCCATCTTGGTGGCATTGCCGGCCATCAGCGTTTGCCGGGATCCCCATGCCCCGAGGTCTGCCGGACAGTGGTCCGTGTCGCCGGAATGCACCTTGATGTTCTCTAATTTGACTCCCAGCGCCTCTGCACAGATCATGGCCAGGGTGGTATTGGAACCCTGACCGATGTCCTGGGCGCCCACATGGAGCTCCACAACCCCATCGTAGTTTATGGTCACGACGGCCGACGAAAAGGAATAAGGCGTGTCGAACCAGTTGAAGATGCCGCCGGTCATGAAGCCCGCGGCGGAGATGCCGATGACCCTGTTTTTCGGGAGCTTACCCCTGTCCTTGATCCACTGTTCGATCTTGTCGAGGCACTGGTTGAGGCCGCAGCTTCCGATGGTGGCCTGACCCGGGACCTCGTATCCCGTGGTATGCGCATTTTTTCGTCTGATTTCGATAATATCCAACCCCAGGTCGGCGGCGATCCAGTCTATCTGCTGCTCGGAACAAAACATGGCCTGCGGGGCGCCAAAACCGCGCATGGACGTGGAGGGCAGGCTGTTGGTGTAAACCCGGTAGCCGTCGTAACGGTAGGCCTTCCACTTGTATGGGAAGGAGTGAAAGAAGCCGGTCAGGTAGAGTGCCGTTGCGCCCATCCCCGTGTAAGCTCCACCATTCGAAAATACCCGGGCTTCCCGCGCACAGAAGGTGCCATCTTTCTTCACGCCGGTACGCACATAGTAGTACATGGGGGTACGCCGTTTGGTGGCGACAAAATCCTCCTCTCTCGTGAAGACGATCTTCACGGGTTTGGACAATTTCATGGAAAGGATCGAGGCGCAGAACTGTGAGGCGTCCAGTTCGAACTTGCCGCCGAAACCGCCGCCCACGTAGTGAGCGATGACCCGGATATCACTTTCCCGCAGTCCCAGTACGCCGGCCAGCAGCGCCTGGTGGTAATACGGCGACTGGGTGGAGGTGTAGACGGTCAGCTTCTTATCGGAGGTGTAGCTGGCCACGGTCGCGCGCGTCTCCATGCACATGTGCGCCTGGCCGCCCAACTTGAACCAGTCTTCCCGGACATACTCCGCTTCCTCAAATGCCTCCTCCACATCGCCCCACTCGATGTGGCGCGTAACATTCACATTCCTCTCCACACCCTCGTGGATCATGGGGGCTTCCTTCTTGATTGCTTCCATGGGATCGTCAACGAAGGGAAGCACTTCGTACTGCACATCAATCAAGTCGAGCGCTTGTTCGGCGATTTCTTCGGTTATGGCTGCCACTGCCGCCACCGGCTCCCCGATGTAACGAACCTTCTCGATGGTCAGGATTTGCTCGTCGCACAGCTCGGGATAACGCCTCCAGATTCCCTGTTTCACTCCCAGGGTATCCTTGCCGGTCACCACCGCCTTTACTCCGGGAAGTTTCAACGCTTCGGTCGGATCAATGGAGATGATCCTGGCATGGGGATGGGGGCTTCTCAGGATCTTTCCATAAAGCATGCCGGGCAGCTTCACGTCAAAGGTATAGGTTGCCCTGCCCGTTACCTTGGCATAACCGTCTACATTATGAACTCGTGTATTCAGGACGGAATATTTATTCGCTGTCATCACGCGCCCTCCCTGTACTTGCCTTTGGCCACGGCATCAATTGCCCGTACGATACTGTTGTATCCCGTACAGCGGCAGAGGTTTCCCTCGATGCCGCGGCGGATATCCATGGTATCCTTCGGAGCCGGAGTCTCGTTCAGAAATGCCCTTGCCGACATGATCATCCCCGAGGTGCAGAAGCCGCACTGGTAGGCGCCCTCATCCAGAAACGCAGCCTGGACCGAATCGAGCTTCCCGTCTTTTTCCAGACCCTCGATGGTAGTGATATTCATGCCGTTCACCTGCACGGCAAGCACTGAACAACCCTTGACCGCCATTCCATTGACCATGACCGTACAGACACCGCACGATGCCGTGTCGCAACCCCGCTTCGTTCCCGTGAAGCCCAGATGATCCCGGAGCGCCTCTACGAGGAGGGTCTTGGGATTGATGAAGAGTTCATATTCCTGATCGTTTACCAAAAAGCGAAGCAGTTGTTTTTCCATAGTGCAATACCTCCTTCTACACTTGACAGGCCTGCTCCCAGGCCTTCTTGGTCATCCGCCTGGTCAACACCGCAATCAGGTGGCGCCGGTAGGCTTCCGAGGCATGGATGTCGGCAACCGGATCCGCTTCCTCCCCCGCCGTCTCGCCAGCTTTCGTAAAGATTTCCTCGTTCAGTTTGTTCCCGATCAATAACTTTTCCGTATTCTTTGCCCTGATCGGGATAGGAGCCGCATTGCCCAGCACAATCCGCGCATCCTGGCAGATGCCTGCGCCGCTGACGCCGAGCGAGACAGCCACGGCAACGATGCCCTGATCGCTCTCCAGCAGGTTGAATTTCTGATAGGCCGTTGCGGTATGCGCGGGAGGAGGAGGAACGAGCACCTCCGTTACCAATTCGTCCGGCGAGAGAACCGTCTCAAAGAGTCCCGGATAGAATTCCTCAAGGGGCACGGACCGCCCGCCGGCGCTCGATGCAATCGTTACCGTTGCATTAAGGGCGATAAGGACCGGAGCCGGATCGCCAGCCGCATCGGCGTGCGCCAGATTGCCGCCGATTGTCCCCCAGTTGCGCACCTGGATGGAGGCGAGCTTCTCTTCCATAGCGACCAGGACGGGGTATTTTTCTTTGACGAGGAGCGATTTTTCGATGGTGCGGTGGGTGGTCGTGGCGCCGATCTTCAGGCCGGCCCGGGGATCATAGATGAGGCAGTTCAGTTCGTCGAGCCCTTTGATGTCAACAAGATACTCCGTCACGACAAGGCCCTGCCGCATGATGATCAATAGAGACTGCCCTCCGCAGATGATCTTGGCGTCGTCACGGTGTTGCGCCAGCATCGCGAGAGCCTCTTTCACGTTTCCCGGTCTCAGGTAGGTAAAGTCGTGTATCATCCATTTCTCCTTTCGGTGCAGTCTTCAAGGTTTGCCAGCCAGGCCGGTTTCTTGGGGAAGATCGGGAAACTCAAACCTGATG of the Syntrophobacterales bacterium genome contains:
- a CDS encoding carbon monoxide dehydrogenase subunit G — translated: MIIEGKLTVKAPIQKLWDMLLDPATLGSCLPGAEGIEKIDEKTYDAVVKQKVGPIKVTLKFRNVLTEVQPPHRLVLEGEGEDITKLGHMKQKTIVELSEIGDGNVDVSYKSDVAIVGKLAMFGDRVMRSKAKDVEKEFTQNLQEKLKGKA
- a CDS encoding xanthine dehydrogenase family protein molybdopterin-binding subunit, translating into MTANKYSVLNTRVHNVDGYAKVTGRATYTFDVKLPGMLYGKILRSPHPHARIISIDPTEALKLPGVKAVVTGKDTLGVKQGIWRRYPELCDEQILTIEKVRYIGEPVAAVAAITEEIAEQALDLIDVQYEVLPFVDDPMEAIKKEAPMIHEGVERNVNVTRHIEWGDVEEAFEEAEYVREDWFKLGGQAHMCMETRATVASYTSDKKLTVYTSTQSPYYHQALLAGVLGLRESDIRVIAHYVGGGFGGKFELDASQFCASILSMKLSKPVKIVFTREEDFVATKRRTPMYYYVRTGVKKDGTFCAREARVFSNGGAYTGMGATALYLTGFFHSFPYKWKAYRYDGYRVYTNSLPSTSMRGFGAPQAMFCSEQQIDWIAADLGLDIIEIRRKNAHTTGYEVPGQATIGSCGLNQCLDKIEQWIKDRGKLPKNRVIGISAAGFMTGGIFNWFDTPYSFSSAVVTINYDGVVELHVGAQDIGQGSNTTLAMICAEALGVKLENIKVHSGDTDHCPADLGAWGSRQTLMAGNATKMAAEDAKKQLLEFASAKFGYNIVYDVDIKDGWVYNVARPERGMHYVDLVKEALRGKDGQRIVGRGHYTPHRKGMISPAYSYMVQAVEAEIDAETGKISLHNCVTAHDCGQPINTLGLIGQLEGAASMAAGYGYLENMPVEDGKVMNPNLVDYKIIRAPDMPECEIIEIDTYEPEGPYGAKEAGEGLTNPTAAALGNAIFHATGLKMKQAPIMPEMIVNAFKEKKKGGGTP
- a CDS encoding (2Fe-2S)-binding protein; this encodes MEKQLLRFLVNDQEYELFINPKTLLVEALRDHLGFTGTKRGCDTASCGVCTVMVNGMAVKGCSVLAVQVNGMNITTIEGLEKDGKLDSVQAAFLDEGAYQCGFCTSGMIMSARAFLNETPAPKDTMDIRRGIEGNLCRCTGYNSIVRAIDAVAKGKYREGA
- a CDS encoding xanthine dehydrogenase family protein subunit M codes for the protein MIHDFTYLRPGNVKEALAMLAQHRDDAKIICGGQSLLIIMRQGLVVTEYLVDIKGLDELNCLIYDPRAGLKIGATTTHRTIEKSLLVKEKYPVLVAMEEKLASIQVRNWGTIGGNLAHADAAGDPAPVLIALNATVTIASSAGGRSVPLEEFYPGLFETVLSPDELVTEVLVPPPPAHTATAYQKFNLLESDQGIVAVAVSLGVSGAGICQDARIVLGNAAPIPIRAKNTEKLLIGNKLNEEIFTKAGETAGEEADPVADIHASEAYRRHLIAVLTRRMTKKAWEQACQV